The following is a genomic window from Butyricimonas faecihominis.
AATTTAAAATTACCTCCAATTTCCTCAAGATCTGAGAGAGACACTGGTTTTATGTTATAATTCACCCAGTAAGAAAAATCCCCGTTTATCTTACGAATACCATTGATTTCAACCGTCCCCTCCCGCAAGCTCAACGAACTGATCGTCAACCATTCAATTTCATGAAATCCTTGTAATTTAGGCATATACCCACCTAAATTCTCCAACTTAATACCACCATTGAAACGATCATCCGCGATAACCGTGGTAGTTTCAAGCCCGGTACCGGTGAATCTCAGTTCATCAATCTGAACACCCCGCAAATCAACTTCCCCGATCCCATTCGCCAAGACAAGAGTCTTCAAGCTTTTCAAACTGGAAGGAAACTGCAAACGCTCCGCACTACTTTTAATTGTAAGAGTTCCCCCCACACTCTCAAGTGATGCGATATTATCGGAAAGAATACCCGCCGTCGCTATACTGAAATCTCCATCAACAGATTGTAACAACGGTAAATTAAATTGATTCACACCGGTACACGTCAAGTTAATACTTCCCGCACGGGTTAAGACAGGGAATGTAATCTCGTATAACGGATTTTCCAAAATACTCAATGCAGAAGCAATGGTTTGCAAATTCGGACAATAAAGCAACAATAGAGACCCTTTCGCCACGTTCAAGTTATCACAAGAAATCAATTCAGGAAATTCCAGACGCACGACAGGCATATTCACGCTAACAGAACCTCCAACCTTATCAAGAGATTGAAAAACCATCTTCTGAACAGTGGACTTACCATTCAAGGAAAGATTACCACTCACGGATTGCAAAGCCGAAAAATCTGATGATACAAAAGGAGTTGCCAAAGTAAGGCTACCACCTACAGACTGCAATTTCGGGCAAGAAACCTCCGCGGCAGAAGCACTCGTGATATTAAAATCACCGCCTACACGAGTGAGGTTATCCATCACCACCACCCACAAGCTATCCGCTGAATTGATTTGGAGGGAACCACCTACCTCTTCGAGATTATCCAAACCCTCGAACTGATTCCCTAAATAGTAACGATTAAGGACCACATTCTCTGTCACTTTTTTTAAAGAGGAAAGCGCCGCCAGCGAAGTAATCGTATCCGTTCCTACCTGACGCCCGATAATAAGACTGCCATCAACACGAGAATACCCCTTCGCACCAAAAGCATCAACCTCCTCTTGCGTATTAAGCATGATGATTCCCTCGGCAGAAAAATAACTCCGGGACGGAATATACATATACTTCCGTTCCACCCCGGAATGTGACGTTACAACAAAATACATCTGTTGTTCCCAGTTATCAATCATTGACGGATCGGGTTTTATCGTCGTGTTTTCACTACATATAACTTCTGCGGCAAGTCCTGAAAAAGAAACATTCTCAGGCATATTCAATAAAATCGTATCACCCCGAAAAGACGCGACAAAAACTTGATCGCCCTGTTTAAGGGTAAACGAGGTAATAAAATTGTCATCTCCGGAAAACGGATCATTATCATCTTCACAACCGATAATAAAAGAAAGCATGAGAAAAAATCCCCAAAGTATATTCTTATTCATAATTCGCTTGTTTTTAGTCCTATTTTTTAGCTTTTAAACGTAAATCAATAGCAGCCGAGGATTCAGTAGAAACTTCTCCGACAGCAGCCCCCTGTCCCATTTGCGCGGTATGAACCTTCACGAAATCTATGTATTTAAGATTAGCCGGGGAACCGTCTTGTTGGATCGCGTTCTCGATGCGAAAACCTGTCGGCTCGTTAATATTATCCACGTATCCCCAATCAAAACCCCAGTTCGTTTCAAGTCCCTCGGTTTTAAATTGATTTCCCAAACAAGTACCCGTCAATATATAATACTCTTCTTTAAGGAACCATGGGAAATAACCGCTATCCGGGTGATAAGCATTACGGGCCAAGAAACGGAGATTCCCGTCATTATCGATAGACAGCACATCCTGTTTCTCCGCCGTGGGCCGGAAATACTTCAACGCATATCGCTGAGTGATGCCGGGCTTACCAGTTTCACTACCTTTAAGCTCGTACCAAGTATCATCAGGAATGCCATTACCATTCTCGTCCTGACTCACCCACACGACACCACATTCACACCAATGTTTACCAAGAGGGTTCCCCACGATATCAAAATCAGCCTCACCTTTACCATCATCTTTAACGCTATGGTCAAATTGCAAGATAAAATAACCGCCCCAAGCTCCCAAAGAAGCTATCCAAGACTCTCCTCCACCGCTATCCAACGTCTTCTGTATTGACATCCGGGCATCCTCTGCCGTCTGATTCTGTGTAAACCTGATAAATTGACCGGGAGCAGGAATAAATTCATAACAAGTATTCGAAATATAGCTACTTGTAGCTTTCGTTTCTCTAAAATGAGTTCCTTCCGGAGCCTCGCAAACGACATTCACGGTGGCCATCGCCGTCTTTTCCTTATCGTTTGCCGTCACGGTAATCTCATAAGTTTTCCCTTCAACAGAAGGGGTAAAATTATAACAAATTGACGTTTCACCCTCTTGCACGACACCATCCACTTTCCACTCGTAAACAGCCAGATCACTGATCGAGAATTTCACGGGAGCGAGTACTACATTTTTCCCGATCGGACAAGTCATCGTACGCACATCATTCAACTGAGAAGGCAAAACGTAACGCCCGTTATCAAAGAATAATATAGGCTTTTCCTCCGGAATAACTGATATATTGATATTCTTCACATCGGCCCCATCCTCATTCGTCACCTTTAACGCCACCGTGTAAACATTAATATCATCCTCCTTAAACACATAAATAGAATCATGCCCAACAACTTTCCCGTTATAGCTCCATTCAAAAGTAGTCGATTCATCCGTGTAGTCCGTCATGGCCGCCATCTCCTTCTCCAAACCACAATATGCCACTGCCGAAGCCGACATTGTGATAGAAGGTGCCAAACGATCCACCACGGTTACTTTTACTTGTTTCTCCACGCTACCGTTATCCGCATCAAGGCGGAAATTCACGAAAAACTCTCCCAATTGACTACCTTTAAAAAGATAAACCGTGTCATTTGCCACGATCACCCCCTCCTGTTTCCAAGAATAAACAGGATTCACTGCATCCGTCACCGAAGCCTTTAGTGCCACCTCTTTACCTATCTTCACCTTATACTCTCCCGTCTCTGAATTAAAAGAGAAATCGGGATTACCGACGAGAACCTTTTCATCATCGTCATCACATGCCGTAAAGCCCCCGATAAAGAACATCACAAGCAACACTAGCCTAATCTGATTTTTTTTTCTCATAATCATTAATCTGTTATTTCGACAATTCTTTTCATCCTATTTTTATTTCAACCTCCTGTTTGCAATACATACCACATATGCCCGCGGTAACACCACAAAAGCAAGCATTCAATTCATAGCTGACACAAAACAACAGCTTTCCGGTCCAAATAGATACAAATAGCAATAATTGTCTATCGCACAACAGTCTGATAAAAATAATGTTTTCTGTATCCAAGCTCTAGTCCCAGAAAGCTTTAGATCCATGATATTGGCAGGTCTTCTGACTTGCTCCATCCTTGAACGCCCTTCCCATTTCGTGTCGAAACAGTGGATGTGAGTCTTGTTCACGGACTTTAGTGGAGTTTACAGCAGCAGGTCTGTTCAGGATTCGCACCTGATTCCCTTTTCACCACACGCCTGAAACAGGGTGTGACACCAAAATCGTCGCAAAAATATATAAAAAACAAATAGTATTTGAATTTTAAAGTTATAATTCTAGAATTTTACAAAATTTATCATTTACAAATACCCGACATGATTATTAATTATTACAATACAATCCGTTATAGCTCATCGTTCTCATAAAACGAAACCTCATCACATTTCGTATCTTCCATCACTCATTTACGATTCAGCCTCCCACAGGCACACCGAATCGGAAACATCCTTCCCGTCGGCATTTTTAGCAAAGACATAAATGACAAGGCCTTCCCCGGCTATTTTTTCTGAAAAGTTCACGCTTTTTTCTATCGTCTCTCCCCGAAGTCCCAACTCCTCGACACGACAAATATATTTCGTCTTACAAAGAAGCACGGCATAAATCTTATCATCCAGAAAGCAATCAACGGACTCGATTTCTTCCTTCTCGTGAGTGAAAAAGATTCTCCGATTTTCCATATCAACCTCGGCACGAATTTCTGGGATCACCAACGAACCCGCTGCCACGCGTAATTTCTCGTAGTTGATCACCCCGTTAAATTCCTTGACTGCTTTCTTACGGCTATTGAAAGGTTTTTCCGGATTTGCTTTCTCCACGGTCACCGCATCCATCACGTTCGCACTGGTAAATCCCCGAAAACCTTTCGGGTAACCGTTCCCTCCGGGAAATCCCAACTGGACGGCATTTCTCATCCATATTTTCCGTTCCGTTATCGTCCCGAAAGCCGCGGACTGTCGTTTTTGCGGTTCCTGACTCGGTTTACGCGAGATGCTTGTCCCCCGGCAATAATTTTTCCCGCTTGGTCCCCCGTAAGTGATCACGTTACCGAACTTACCCCGAATCTTTCCAAGTGGATTTACAAATTCCGCCATATCCTGTTATTTTTATGTTCCTCGC
Proteins encoded in this region:
- a CDS encoding PKD-like domain-containing protein; amino-acid sequence: MRKKNQIRLVLLVMFFIGGFTACDDDDEKVLVGNPDFSFNSETGEYKVKIGKEVALKASVTDAVNPVYSWKQEGVIVANDTVYLFKGSQLGEFFVNFRLDADNGSVEKQVKVTVVDRLAPSITMSASAVAYCGLEKEMAAMTDYTDESTTFEWSYNGKVVGHDSIYVFKEDDINVYTVALKVTNEDGADVKNINISVIPEEKPILFFDNGRYVLPSQLNDVRTMTCPIGKNVVLAPVKFSISDLAVYEWKVDGVVQEGETSICYNFTPSVEGKTYEITVTANDKEKTAMATVNVVCEAPEGTHFRETKATSSYISNTCYEFIPAPGQFIRFTQNQTAEDARMSIQKTLDSGGGESWIASLGAWGGYFILQFDHSVKDDGKGEADFDIVGNPLGKHWCECGVVWVSQDENGNGIPDDTWYELKGSETGKPGITQRYALKYFRPTAEKQDVLSIDNDGNLRFLARNAYHPDSGYFPWFLKEEYYILTGTCLGNQFKTEGLETNWGFDWGYVDNINEPTGFRIENAIQQDGSPANLKYIDFVKVHTAQMGQGAAVGEVSTESSAAIDLRLKAKK